One window of Quercus robur chromosome 5, dhQueRobu3.1, whole genome shotgun sequence genomic DNA carries:
- the LOC126728315 gene encoding uncharacterized protein LOC126728315, with protein sequence MASSSSSSGSNSTKNDSTSSINDSSNTNNAPPPSPEMEGSVKDKKEDYEELRLKAKEVVEDEAYDAFIRASSRCRRRRRAFQEGSNSSNFSSSEFDFDSKELESSNDSSFRDGEARRRKKRKRKRRRRRRTWL encoded by the exons ATGGccagttcttcttcttcttcaggatCTAACTCCACAAAGAACGACTCCACTTCCTCCATCAATGACTCTTCTAACACCAACAATGCACCACCACCTAGCCCTGAAATG GAGGGGAGTGTAAAAGACAAAAAGGAGGACTATGAGGAGCTTCGGTTGAAGGCCAAGGAGGTTGTTGAAGATGAGGCCTATGACGCGTTTATAAGGGCCTCTTCTAGGTGTAGGAGAAGGCGTAGAGCTTTCCAGGAGGGCTCTAACTCAAGCAACTTTTCTTCAAGtgagtttgattttgattctaAGGAGTTAGAGTCTTCTAATGACTCCAGCTTTAGAGATGGTGAAGcgaggaggaggaagaagaggaagaggaagagaaggaggaggaggaggacaTGGCTCTAG